Proteins from a single region of Abyssalbus ytuae:
- a CDS encoding ATP-dependent DNA helicase, with protein MNSNAFYKLLKEKFPHIPTTRQDVVLQLFSEFIFSENKNDLFLLKGYAGTGKTTIISVLVNNLWQTKKKAVLLAPTGRAAKVITNYSNKTAYTIHKHIYFPKKQKNGGVSFTLAPNKHRDTIFIVDEASMIPDAPSDSKLFENGSLLDDLLMYVYSGHNCKLILIGDVAQLPPVGLDVSPALNNDNLELNYNKHVIQIELDEVVRQEFDSGILLNATNLREQQQLTYTDSFQFEIENYKDIIRLTDGFEIQEAIDTAYSAVGKEETSIIVRSNKRANLYNQQIRNKILFYDSDLTPGDYLMVVKNNYFWIKASSEAGFIANGDIIEVLEIFSLKELYGFKFAEVKVKMVDYPNMKPFETVLLLDTIDAETPSLSYEDSNRLYQEVMKDYENESSNYRKFLKVKNNKFFNALQVKFSYAVTCHKSQGGQWDTVFIEQPYAPNGIDREYLRWLYTAVTRAKNKLYLIGFKDDFF; from the coding sequence ATGAATTCAAACGCTTTTTACAAACTTTTAAAAGAAAAATTTCCTCATATACCCACCACAAGGCAAGATGTTGTTTTACAGCTATTTTCAGAGTTTATATTCTCTGAAAACAAAAATGATCTGTTTTTATTAAAAGGGTATGCCGGTACGGGTAAAACTACTATTATAAGCGTTTTGGTAAATAATTTATGGCAAACTAAAAAGAAAGCTGTTTTATTGGCCCCTACAGGACGGGCAGCAAAGGTTATTACAAATTATTCCAATAAAACTGCCTATACCATACATAAACATATATATTTTCCCAAAAAGCAAAAAAACGGGGGTGTTAGTTTTACATTAGCCCCAAACAAACATCGGGATACTATTTTTATTGTTGATGAAGCCTCTATGATCCCTGATGCTCCGTCTGATTCTAAATTGTTTGAAAATGGTTCCTTACTGGATGATTTATTAATGTATGTTTATTCAGGGCATAATTGTAAACTTATATTAATTGGTGATGTAGCTCAATTACCTCCCGTTGGCCTGGATGTAAGTCCTGCCCTTAACAATGACAATTTAGAATTAAACTACAACAAGCATGTTATTCAAATTGAATTAGACGAGGTTGTAAGGCAGGAATTTGACTCGGGCATACTATTAAATGCAACAAACTTAAGAGAGCAACAGCAACTTACTTATACCGACAGTTTTCAGTTCGAAATTGAAAATTATAAAGATATCATAAGATTAACCGATGGTTTTGAAATACAGGAGGCAATAGATACTGCATACTCTGCCGTGGGAAAAGAAGAAACAAGTATTATTGTTCGTTCCAACAAAAGAGCAAACCTTTACAATCAGCAAATAAGAAACAAAATACTTTTTTATGATAGTGATTTAACACCGGGTGATTATTTAATGGTGGTTAAAAACAACTACTTCTGGATAAAGGCCTCGTCTGAAGCAGGATTTATTGCCAATGGCGACATTATCGAGGTGCTCGAAATATTTTCTTTAAAAGAATTGTACGGATTTAAATTTGCCGAGGTGAAAGTAAAAATGGTGGATTATCCCAACATGAAACCCTTTGAAACTGTTTTGTTACTGGATACTATTGATGCAGAAACCCCTTCCCTGTCTTATGAAGACTCTAACAGGCTGTACCAGGAGGTAATGAAAGACTATGAAAATGAAAGCTCCAACTACCGAAAATTTCTTAAAGTAAAAAACAATAAATTCTTTAATGCACTCCAGGTTAAGTTTTCCTATGCCGTTACCTGCCATAAATCGCAGGGTGGCCAGTGGGATACTGTGTTTATTGAACAACCTTATGCCCCCAACGGTATTGACAGGGAGTACCTTCGCTGGCTCTATACGGCTGTAACCAGGGCTAAAAATAAATTGTATTTAATTGGTTTTAAAGATGATTTTTTTTGA
- a CDS encoding DUF3822 family protein → MTQNKESNILQNNYKELSIQVSLSGLSFCIINSALRKVEYLKNISFNKLSVPEAILDKLKEHIASENILEQDMNRVVVLHQNELSTFVPKPLFSNNNLSDYLKYNVKILDNDFIAYDEIKNTDLINVYVPYTNINNYIFDKFGEFEYKHFSSVLVETLLNKSQKKETPVMYLNVSVNYFEIVLIKNRQLLLYNTFEFFTKEDFIYYLLFTVEQLELNPEVLTLYLLGDIEKGDELYEITYKYIRNVEFGTNYSIYNVSEDITPPQTHENLILFNSF, encoded by the coding sequence ATGACACAAAACAAAGAAAGTAACATATTACAAAACAATTATAAGGAACTGTCCATTCAGGTTAGCTTGAGTGGACTTTCTTTTTGTATCATAAACTCAGCCCTGCGAAAGGTAGAGTACTTAAAAAATATTTCCTTTAACAAACTTTCCGTTCCCGAAGCAATACTTGATAAACTGAAAGAACACATAGCTTCCGAAAATATTCTGGAGCAAGACATGAACAGGGTAGTAGTACTGCACCAAAATGAGCTATCAACCTTTGTCCCGAAACCATTATTTAGTAACAACAACCTTTCAGATTATTTAAAGTATAACGTAAAAATTCTGGATAACGATTTTATAGCGTACGACGAAATAAAAAATACCGATCTGATAAATGTATATGTGCCTTATACCAATATAAATAATTATATATTCGACAAGTTTGGAGAATTTGAGTATAAACATTTTTCCAGTGTGCTGGTAGAAACGTTGCTTAACAAGTCTCAAAAAAAAGAAACTCCCGTTATGTACCTGAACGTGTCGGTAAATTATTTTGAAATCGTGCTTATTAAGAACAGGCAATTATTGTTATATAATACCTTTGAATTTTTTACCAAAGAAGACTTTATCTATTATTTGCTTTTTACTGTTGAACAACTGGAATTGAACCCCGAGGTTCTTACACTGTATTTACTCGGGGATATAGAAAAGGGAGATGAGTTATATGAAATAACCTATAAGTATATACGCAATGTTGAGTTTGGCACTAATTATAGTATATACAATGTCTCTGAAGATATAACTCCGCCTCAGACACACGAAAACCTTATTTTGTTTAATAGTTTTTAA
- a CDS encoding RsmD family RNA methyltransferase, whose product MRIISGKYKGKRLMAPAKLPVRPTTDFAKEALFNIINNHYYFDEVSLLDLFAGTGNISYEFASRGCENITAVDAHLGCIQYINKISAELNFNITTVKSDVFKFLQKAKLEADIVFADPPYDLSFEDFARIPDFVFSNHLLSEEGMLVIEHSTHTDLSALSNFSYSKKYGGSVFSFFER is encoded by the coding sequence ATGAGGATAATTTCAGGAAAATATAAAGGGAAACGTTTAATGGCCCCGGCTAAATTGCCAGTGCGTCCTACTACCGACTTTGCTAAAGAGGCTCTTTTCAATATTATAAATAACCATTATTATTTTGATGAAGTATCCTTGCTGGACCTTTTTGCGGGTACGGGAAATATAAGTTATGAATTTGCAAGCCGGGGCTGTGAGAATATCACTGCTGTAGATGCTCACCTGGGATGTATTCAGTATATCAATAAAATATCGGCAGAGCTTAATTTTAATATCACTACTGTTAAAAGCGATGTTTTTAAGTTTTTGCAAAAAGCCAAACTGGAAGCTGATATAGTATTTGCCGATCCGCCTTATGACTTATCTTTTGAGGATTTTGCCAGGATTCCTGATTTTGTGTTTTCCAACCACCTTCTTTCAGAAGAAGGGATGCTGGTAATAGAACACTCTACCCATACTGATTTAAGCGCCCTTAGCAATTTTTCTTATTCAAAAAAATACGGAGGAAGCGTGTTTAGTTTTTTTGAAAGATAG
- a CDS encoding DUF302 domain-containing protein, giving the protein MSYYFNTILKNSSFEGAIEKITAALKSEGFGILTEIDVQQTFKKKLDVDFKKYKILGTCNPHFAHKAISAEDKIGVFLPCNIVVEETGNGDIEISAVDPIASMSAVKNEALGELATEVQDKLKKVIENIH; this is encoded by the coding sequence ATGAGTTACTACTTTAATACCATTTTAAAAAATAGTTCGTTTGAGGGCGCGATTGAAAAAATAACAGCCGCGTTAAAAAGTGAAGGGTTCGGAATTTTAACTGAAATAGATGTTCAGCAAACTTTTAAGAAAAAACTGGATGTTGATTTTAAAAAATATAAAATTCTTGGTACCTGCAATCCTCATTTTGCCCATAAAGCTATAAGTGCCGAAGATAAAATAGGAGTGTTTTTACCCTGCAATATTGTGGTTGAAGAAACCGGAAACGGGGATATTGAGATTTCTGCGGTTGATCCCATAGCATCCATGTCGGCTGTTAAAAATGAAGCATTGGGAGAATTAGCCACCGAAGTTCAGGACAAACTTAAAAAAGTAATTGAAAACATACACTAA
- a CDS encoding NUDIX domain-containing protein: MNNNRIKISDKQTLEKAWFKIERIKFDYLLEDGTWQPQTRDIHDHGNGATVLLYNKKKKTIILTKQLRMATYVNGNKTGMMIEAPAGLLEGDSPEACIIREVEEETGYRIKKVKKIMESYMTPGAVTELLYLFIAEYDESMKVSEGGGVEEEHENIEVIELEFEKAKKMMKDGEIKDAKTILLIQYAQLHNLI, translated from the coding sequence ATGAATAATAATCGAATTAAAATATCAGATAAACAAACACTTGAAAAAGCATGGTTTAAAATTGAAAGAATAAAATTTGATTATCTGTTAGAAGACGGAACATGGCAACCACAAACGAGAGATATTCATGATCATGGTAACGGAGCCACCGTTTTACTATATAATAAAAAAAAGAAAACCATTATTCTTACTAAACAGTTGCGAATGGCTACTTATGTAAACGGAAATAAAACAGGGATGATGATAGAAGCCCCCGCCGGATTACTGGAAGGCGATTCACCTGAAGCATGTATTATAAGGGAAGTTGAAGAAGAAACAGGTTACCGGATTAAAAAGGTAAAAAAAATAATGGAATCTTATATGACCCCCGGCGCCGTAACAGAGTTGTTATACCTCTTTATTGCTGAATATGATGAGAGCATGAAAGTGAGTGAAGGAGGAGGTGTTGAGGAGGAACACGAAAATATAGAGGTTATTGAATTAGAATTTGAAAAAGCAAAAAAAATGATGAAGGATGGAGAAATAAAAGATGCCAAAACCATTCTGCTTATACAATATGCACAATTGCACAATTTAATTTAA
- a CDS encoding WG repeat-containing protein — MKKSVFIFSLLILCSFIGFSQIISGVDEVGTVSEDLISIKRAGKWAFIDSQGKMVINYRSDLLADEKTTNPLFKNGLCAIQEIKDGIPYYGFINTKGETVIPAEYLQITDFENGYAIALKVSQKSRGKSMLGKEIIDNYYDEVLIDKNGNVVEYLYGPKLITLSKGYYKAPVITSKRVSKNLVAARTDDGKWKIFKI; from the coding sequence ATGAAAAAGTCAGTGTTTATATTTTCGCTGCTAATATTATGTAGTTTTATTGGTTTTTCACAAATTATAAGCGGCGTAGATGAAGTAGGTACGGTATCGGAAGATTTGATTTCTATTAAAAGAGCCGGAAAATGGGCATTTATTGATAGCCAGGGAAAGATGGTTATTAATTACAGAAGTGATTTATTGGCTGATGAAAAAACAACTAATCCTCTCTTTAAAAATGGTTTGTGTGCTATACAGGAAATTAAAGATGGAATACCTTATTACGGTTTTATTAATACGAAAGGTGAAACTGTTATACCAGCCGAATATCTTCAAATTACAGATTTTGAAAACGGATATGCCATAGCATTAAAGGTTTCCCAAAAATCAAGGGGAAAAAGTATGTTGGGTAAAGAAATAATTGATAATTACTATGATGAGGTACTTATTGACAAAAACGGAAATGTAGTTGAATATTTATACGGTCCTAAATTAATAACCCTGAGTAAAGGATATTATAAAGCGCCTGTAATTACTTCTAAGAGGGTTTCAAAAAACCTGGTAGCTGCCAGGACAGATGATGGAAAATGGAAGATATTTAAGATTTAA
- a CDS encoding SRPBCC family protein — translation MKTLSFESFTKKIYLKAPLQKIYRCWATEQGITSWFLKKADYERNGQLINTEELIKEGDTYAWMWHNWDGEEKGEIIEANGKDKLTFSFAGDCKVTIQLKEVNEATHLTLTQYNIPTDEKSKLEIHYGCSNGWTFWLANLKAFLEHGILLNETEFDLRNEELSGFEYVNM, via the coding sequence ATGAAAACACTTTCTTTTGAATCATTCACTAAAAAAATATACCTAAAAGCACCGCTGCAGAAAATTTACCGGTGTTGGGCCACCGAACAAGGTATAACCTCCTGGTTTCTTAAAAAAGCTGACTATGAAAGAAACGGGCAACTAATTAATACGGAAGAATTAATAAAAGAAGGGGATACCTATGCCTGGATGTGGCATAATTGGGACGGGGAAGAAAAGGGTGAAATTATCGAGGCAAACGGCAAGGATAAATTAACTTTTTCCTTTGCGGGAGATTGTAAAGTAACCATACAACTGAAAGAAGTAAACGAAGCAACACATTTGACCTTAACACAATACAATATTCCTACCGATGAAAAAAGCAAACTGGAAATTCATTACGGCTGCAGTAACGGCTGGACTTTCTGGCTGGCCAATCTAAAAGCTTTTCTGGAACATGGTATATTACTTAACGAAACTGAATTTGATTTAAGAAATGAAGAACTTTCCGGCTTTGAATATGTAAATATGTAA
- a CDS encoding FecR family protein — translation MKISEEEIKCIRRLSGEMETNQERSMFEVNLLLDESVKELYQDYKLLWECYPEPSLPLKKSQYAKRILEEIGKDTRGVRSLFAHKAKAILAIAAVFVVGLGLHLFNMEKGSRYTNHIIAAEGKRKQVVLPDGSSIILNSGSEVKYPETFSSHSREVWMTGEAYFDITRDVDRPFKVKTDELFVQVLGTKFNVNTKGKTKTVSLESGKVDVTLEASGDRIRLNPKEELLWNKETGEVIKRNFDVAKKTAWKDNILLLDNLTLKEALIPINIFYGTEFVLTDSDIAHKKVSGAFEGQDLSGFIKTLEFIANVKITPLSSNKFSISSSDEK, via the coding sequence ATGAAAATATCCGAGGAGGAAATCAAGTGTATAAGAAGGCTGTCCGGGGAGATGGAAACCAACCAGGAGAGATCTATGTTTGAGGTAAACCTTTTGCTGGATGAGAGTGTAAAAGAACTTTACCAGGATTATAAGTTACTATGGGAATGTTACCCAGAGCCTTCCCTTCCTCTTAAAAAATCACAGTATGCTAAGCGTATATTGGAAGAGATTGGTAAAGATACCAGGGGAGTGAGATCATTATTTGCTCATAAAGCGAAAGCAATATTAGCAATAGCAGCCGTTTTTGTCGTGGGTCTGGGGCTGCATCTTTTTAATATGGAAAAAGGCTCCCGTTATACCAATCATATTATTGCAGCAGAGGGGAAACGTAAGCAGGTGGTGCTGCCTGACGGTTCATCTATCATCCTTAATTCCGGTTCTGAAGTTAAATATCCCGAAACTTTTAGCAGCCACAGCAGGGAAGTTTGGATGACAGGTGAGGCTTATTTTGATATTACCAGGGATGTTGACCGTCCGTTTAAAGTTAAAACCGATGAATTGTTTGTTCAGGTTCTGGGTACCAAATTTAATGTTAATACAAAAGGAAAAACTAAAACAGTATCGCTGGAAAGTGGTAAAGTTGATGTGACTCTGGAGGCTTCGGGAGATCGGATACGGTTAAATCCAAAAGAAGAATTGTTGTGGAATAAAGAAACAGGTGAAGTAATAAAGCGCAATTTTGATGTAGCCAAAAAAACAGCATGGAAAGATAATATACTCCTCCTGGATAATTTGACTTTAAAAGAAGCCCTCATCCCCATTAATATATTTTATGGAACCGAATTTGTTTTAACCGATAGTGATATTGCCCATAAGAAAGTAAGTGGTGCTTTTGAAGGGCAGGACCTATCCGGATTTATTAAAACATTGGAGTTTATTGCCAATGTGAAAATTACGCCTTTGTCTTCTAACAAATTTTCTATTTCCTCCAGTGATGAAAAGTAA
- a CDS encoding sigma-70 family RNA polymerase sigma factor, which yields MKSKHPSTYTNFKQMSDLELFQLIGERNKEALETIFNRYYESLCRFGLTYEDKLDIVEEKVSDIFLQLWNNHENIRNIRNPKPYLYVVVKNKLLEPVKYMELEQPLNTVQGHQCMASPSIEEEIIYQEQKELYSKRIKEVLDHIPEKSRQIFEMSRLDGLKYREISEILGVSVKTVENHMGIALRTIRNIVIRNKQY from the coding sequence ATGAAAAGTAAACACCCTTCAACTTATACAAATTTTAAGCAAATGTCGGATTTGGAATTATTCCAATTAATAGGGGAGAGGAACAAAGAAGCACTTGAAACCATTTTTAACAGGTATTATGAAAGCCTGTGCCGTTTTGGTCTTACTTATGAAGATAAGCTGGATATTGTGGAAGAAAAAGTATCCGATATTTTCCTGCAGTTGTGGAACAATCATGAAAATATACGCAATATTAGAAATCCCAAACCTTACCTGTACGTGGTGGTGAAAAACAAATTACTGGAACCGGTAAAATACATGGAGCTTGAGCAACCTTTAAATACGGTACAGGGACATCAGTGCATGGCCAGCCCCAGTATAGAAGAAGAAATAATTTACCAGGAACAAAAAGAATTATATAGTAAGCGTATAAAAGAGGTGTTGGACCATATTCCCGAGAAATCACGTCAAATCTTTGAAATGAGCCGGTTGGACGGACTTAAATACAGGGAGATTTCCGAAATCCTGGGTGTTTCGGTAAAAACAGTGGAAAATCACATGGGTATAGCCCTGAGAACTATACGCAATATAGTTATAAGAAACAAGCAATATTAA
- a CDS encoding SusC/RagA family TonB-linked outer membrane protein — MKKIYLLAWLFFLPLLGWPGESSPLSAKSQNYGIINLNLKSVALERVFELIENQSGQKFIYAADDRYLQQRVSIDISKKNLEEVLEVLKNKANVDFKITEQGILVKFIQETRKITGTVNDEAGVPIPGANIFVDGTDYGTTSDFYGKFSLEIPSNFKVLSITYIGYKRQDINIEQTNTLFITLHETASQLDEVVVVGYGTETRKNITGSIATVAPEDINTQPKANVIEMLEGRLPGVQVMSDNSPGGGTSIRVRGFSTINSNDPLVIIDGVPASNGLNGVNPADIETIQVLKDAASASIYGSRAANGVVIITTKKGVDTEGSYAVSFDSYAGLQSSYNLPRMLTAQQYGDLLWEATINDGGTPSHDIYGNNPTQAVIPQWLNDEQTIPSADVDWVREIMQTALIQSYNLSLTKGNEKGQSMFSLGYYNQEGLIKYTGFERYSARFNSSYNIGSFLTIGENFTASYKEQVSKGTNSALGSIVLNAMQFPSIVPVKDINGEYAGNPLNDTANPLGELYRNKDNKQKRVQALGNVYANLYIKDFTFKTSFGLDYQSYNIRSFSAIYDEILSTNNTNSLNTSNSFNYQFSFTNTLNYKKRFGKHNLDILVGQEAIEYNYEGFSAEISDFLYENENFRYLSFGTENMLNSGGASGWSLNSYFGRLNYNYDEKYLFTATVRRDGSSRFNEDNRWGTFPAFSLGWRLDREDFFNPGGVLSSLLLRGSWGQTGNQEISNYATVDSYRNNNANSNYAIDGAQESVYIGLTQSRIPNPDLKWETTTQTSIGVDVGLFQDKLSLSADYYVKETDDILVYNTVPLTYGGTNDGQWVNDGKMENKGFELNINYIDRSGDLGYEIGLNLTGSKNELTELTTSEYLGIPSSSLHSVNFDQEISRSAVGQPLASFYGYVAEGLFQSQSEIDTYGLQPNARPGDIRFKDVDGDGDVDDDDRTFIGSPHPDVMLGLNMKFNYKNFDLSLFFSGSFGNDTYNFTKYKNHFFNQAAYNKENVLLNAWSETNTGSSIPHLSLDDPNNNIRPSTYYVEDGSYVRLNNIQLGYSFDPELLGGIDLRIYAQASNVFTITDYSGMNPQVGLQNYSGSNRNLDIGIDRGLYPPSRTFVIGCNLKL, encoded by the coding sequence ATGAAAAAAATATATTTGTTAGCATGGTTATTTTTCCTGCCCCTTTTGGGATGGCCTGGTGAGTCTTCACCATTATCGGCTAAATCCCAAAATTATGGGATTATTAATCTGAATCTGAAAAGTGTTGCCTTAGAAAGAGTATTTGAGCTTATTGAAAATCAATCGGGACAAAAATTTATTTATGCCGCCGATGACCGGTATTTACAACAACGTGTAAGTATTGATATAAGTAAAAAAAATCTTGAGGAGGTACTGGAAGTTTTAAAGAACAAAGCCAATGTAGATTTTAAGATTACCGAACAGGGAATTTTGGTAAAGTTCATTCAGGAAACACGAAAAATTACAGGAACGGTAAATGATGAAGCCGGTGTGCCCATTCCGGGAGCCAACATATTTGTTGATGGTACTGATTATGGCACCACTTCTGATTTTTACGGAAAGTTTAGCCTTGAAATCCCCTCTAATTTTAAGGTGTTGTCCATTACCTACATAGGTTACAAAAGGCAGGATATTAATATTGAGCAAACCAATACACTTTTTATAACCTTGCACGAAACTGCTTCACAGCTCGATGAGGTAGTGGTAGTAGGGTATGGTACTGAGACCCGAAAGAATATTACCGGATCAATAGCTACCGTTGCCCCGGAAGATATCAATACCCAACCCAAAGCCAATGTAATTGAAATGCTGGAAGGCCGCCTGCCCGGAGTACAGGTTATGAGTGACAATTCGCCCGGGGGCGGTACATCCATCCGGGTAAGAGGTTTTAGCACTATAAACAGCAATGATCCGTTGGTTATCATTGACGGAGTACCGGCTTCCAACGGACTTAATGGAGTAAATCCTGCCGATATAGAAACAATACAGGTGTTAAAGGATGCTGCCTCTGCCTCAATTTACGGATCCCGTGCTGCCAACGGTGTGGTAATTATCACTACAAAAAAAGGAGTGGACACCGAAGGGAGTTATGCGGTTTCTTTTGATAGTTATGCCGGATTACAGTCCTCCTATAACCTTCCGCGAATGCTTACCGCTCAACAATATGGAGATCTTTTATGGGAGGCAACAATTAACGACGGGGGAACACCTTCACATGACATTTATGGTAATAACCCCACACAGGCGGTTATACCCCAATGGCTTAATGATGAGCAGACTATTCCAAGTGCAGATGTGGATTGGGTGAGGGAAATAATGCAGACAGCTTTAATACAGTCTTACAATCTGTCTCTTACAAAGGGTAATGAAAAAGGGCAAAGTATGTTTTCCTTAGGATATTATAACCAGGAAGGGCTCATTAAATATACCGGATTTGAAAGATATTCGGCACGTTTTAACTCTTCTTATAATATCGGGAGCTTTCTTACCATAGGAGAAAATTTTACGGCCAGTTATAAAGAACAAGTTTCTAAAGGAACAAACAGTGCTCTGGGAAGCATTGTTTTAAATGCAATGCAGTTTCCTTCTATTGTTCCGGTTAAAGATATTAACGGAGAGTATGCGGGGAATCCTCTTAACGATACGGCAAATCCGTTAGGTGAGTTGTACCGGAATAAAGATAATAAACAAAAAAGAGTTCAGGCTTTGGGAAATGTTTACGCAAACCTGTACATAAAGGATTTTACTTTTAAAACGTCGTTTGGATTAGATTACCAGAGTTATAACATCAGGAGCTTCTCTGCCATATATGACGAAATTCTATCTACCAACAATACCAACTCTTTGAATACTTCAAATAGCTTTAATTACCAGTTTTCTTTCACTAATACCTTAAATTACAAAAAACGTTTTGGAAAGCATAACCTGGATATATTGGTGGGGCAGGAAGCCATTGAATATAATTATGAAGGTTTTAGTGCTGAAATAAGTGATTTCCTGTACGAAAATGAAAACTTCAGGTACCTGAGCTTCGGGACGGAAAATATGCTTAATTCAGGAGGAGCATCCGGGTGGTCACTCAATTCGTATTTTGGAAGGCTCAATTATAACTATGATGAAAAATATCTTTTTACTGCTACCGTTCGGCGCGATGGTAGTTCCAGGTTTAATGAAGATAACAGGTGGGGAACCTTCCCTGCTTTTTCATTGGGATGGAGACTGGACAGGGAAGACTTTTTTAACCCTGGTGGAGTATTGTCTTCATTGCTGCTGCGAGGTAGCTGGGGGCAGACAGGAAATCAGGAGATTTCAAACTATGCTACTGTTGACAGTTACCGGAATAACAATGCCAATTCAAATTATGCCATTGATGGAGCCCAGGAATCGGTATATATCGGACTTACTCAGTCGCGTATTCCCAATCCGGACCTTAAATGGGAAACCACCACTCAAACATCAATCGGAGTCGATGTGGGACTTTTTCAGGATAAATTGAGCCTTTCGGCTGATTACTATGTGAAAGAAACCGATGATATATTGGTGTATAATACTGTTCCTTTAACGTATGGTGGTACCAATGACGGCCAATGGGTAAATGACGGGAAAATGGAGAACAAAGGTTTTGAATTGAACATTAACTATATAGATCGATCAGGAGATCTTGGATATGAAATAGGATTAAATCTTACAGGTTCTAAAAACGAATTGACCGAATTGACCACTTCGGAATATTTGGGAATCCCAAGCTCATCGCTTCACAGTGTTAACTTTGATCAGGAAATATCGAGAAGCGCCGTAGGACAACCGTTGGCCTCTTTTTATGGGTATGTGGCCGAAGGATTGTTCCAGAGTCAATCTGAAATAGATACCTATGGTTTACAGCCAAATGCCCGTCCCGGGGATATCAGGTTTAAAGATGTTGATGGAGACGGAGATGTAGATGATGATGACCGGACCTTTATTGGCTCTCCGCACCCGGATGTAATGTTAGGTCTTAATATGAAATTCAATTATAAGAATTTTGACCTGAGCCTTTTTTTTAGCGGCAGTTTTGGTAATGATACATATAATTTTACCAAATACAAGAACCATTTCTTTAACCAGGCAGCCTATAACAAGGAGAACGTTTTATTAAATGCATGGTCTGAGACCAACACAGGTTCAAGCATTCCCCATTTATCTCTTGATGATCCCAACAATAATATCCGTCCCTCAACCTATTATGTAGAGGATGGTTCTTATGTAAGATTGAATAATATTCAACTGGGGTATAGTTTTGACCCGGAACTGTTAGGGGGTATCGATCTTAGAATATATGCACAGGCCAGTAATGTATTTACCATTACGGATTACAGTGGGATGAATCCTCAGGTGGGGCTTCAAAATTATTCGGGAAGTAACCGAAACCTGGATATAGGAATAGACAGAGGGTTATACCCGCCAAGCCGGACATTTGTGATTGGATGTAACTTAAAACTTTAA